A portion of the Chryseobacterium tructae genome contains these proteins:
- a CDS encoding cytochrome C551 → MLTAIGIGLFAVSCGTKESSMSTSNSDSVNTRAASPATTDTMTTKMTNPDSIKMKKDSMATPPAK, encoded by the coding sequence TTGCTAACAGCCATCGGCATAGGATTATTTGCAGTGAGCTGTGGAACCAAGGAGTCATCAATGTCTACAAGTAATAGTGATTCAGTGAATACACGTGCTGCATCACCTGCGACAACAGACACGATGACTACAAAAATGACGAATCCTGACAGTATCAAGATGAAAAAGGATTCTATGGCAACACCTCCTGCCAAATAG
- the pruA gene encoding L-glutamate gamma-semialdehyde dehydrogenase: MSKAISQVPLAVNEPVNSYEPGSPEVKSLIATYKKMWAEKVEVPMIINGKEVKTDTKVQLQSPQDHAHDFGFYYQGGMQHVDDAINAALAAKEAWNELGWEQRAAIFLKAADLLAGPYRDVINAATMIGQSKNVHQAEIDSACEFIDFLRFNVEFMTEMYAEQPVSDNGIWNRVEYRPLEGFCFAVTPFNFTAISGNLPTCMAMLGNVVVWKPSDKQVYSAKVIMDVLIEAGLPAGVINMIFTDGKETAEKVLAHRDFAGLHFTGSTKVFQGMWKMIGDNIHNYRTYPRIVGETGGKDFVIAHPSANVEAVATALVRGAFEYQGQKCSAASRAYVPKSLWADVKKVMESQMATIKIGSPEDTSNFVNAVIDKNSFEKCKGYITRANESSEATVAIGGTCDDSKGWFVHPTVIETTNPQYESMVEEIFGPILSVFVYEDQDWKETLKLVDSSSPYSLTGSVFSQDRYAIAEAYKALENASGNFYINDKPTGAVVGQQPFGGGRASGTNDKAGSKMNLLRWTSVRSVKETFVSPKDYKYPYLG; the protein is encoded by the coding sequence ATGTCAAAAGCAATTTCGCAAGTACCATTAGCGGTAAACGAGCCGGTAAATTCTTATGAACCGGGATCTCCAGAAGTTAAAAGCCTTATTGCCACTTATAAAAAAATGTGGGCTGAAAAGGTAGAAGTTCCAATGATCATCAATGGAAAAGAAGTAAAAACTGACACAAAAGTACAGCTTCAGTCTCCTCAGGATCACGCTCATGACTTCGGATTCTATTACCAAGGTGGTATGCAACATGTGGATGACGCTATCAACGCGGCATTGGCAGCTAAAGAAGCATGGAACGAGCTAGGTTGGGAACAACGTGCAGCAATTTTCTTAAAAGCAGCTGATCTATTGGCTGGACCTTACAGAGATGTAATTAATGCAGCTACAATGATTGGACAGTCTAAAAATGTACACCAGGCTGAAATTGATTCTGCTTGTGAGTTCATCGACTTCTTAAGATTCAACGTAGAGTTCATGACAGAAATGTATGCTGAGCAGCCAGTTTCTGACAACGGAATCTGGAACCGTGTAGAGTACAGACCACTAGAAGGATTCTGCTTTGCAGTAACTCCATTCAACTTTACAGCAATTTCCGGAAACCTTCCGACTTGTATGGCAATGCTAGGAAATGTTGTGGTATGGAAGCCTTCTGATAAGCAGGTTTATTCTGCAAAAGTAATCATGGATGTATTAATTGAAGCGGGTCTTCCTGCTGGGGTTATCAACATGATCTTTACAGATGGTAAAGAAACTGCTGAGAAAGTATTAGCTCACAGAGATTTTGCAGGTCTTCACTTCACGGGTTCTACAAAAGTATTCCAGGGAATGTGGAAAATGATCGGTGATAACATCCATAACTATAGAACATATCCAAGAATTGTTGGAGAAACAGGTGGTAAAGACTTTGTTATCGCTCACCCGTCTGCTAATGTAGAAGCGGTAGCTACTGCTTTAGTGAGAGGTGCTTTCGAATACCAAGGACAAAAATGTTCTGCGGCTTCAAGAGCTTATGTTCCTAAGTCTCTTTGGGCTGATGTGAAAAAAGTAATGGAATCTCAGATGGCTACAATCAAAATTGGTTCTCCTGAAGATACGTCTAACTTCGTAAACGCTGTAATTGACAAAAATTCTTTCGAAAAATGTAAAGGATATATCACAAGAGCAAACGAATCTTCTGAAGCTACTGTAGCTATCGGTGGAACTTGTGATGACTCTAAAGGATGGTTTGTACACCCAACTGTAATTGAAACTACAAACCCTCAATACGAAAGTATGGTAGAAGAAATCTTCGGCCCAATCTTATCTGTATTTGTGTATGAAGATCAAGACTGGAAAGAAACGCTTAAATTAGTTGATTCTTCTTCTCCTTATTCATTAACAGGTTCTGTATTCTCTCAAGACCGTTATGCTATCGCTGAAGCTTACAAAGCTTTAGAGAATGCATCTGGTAACTTCTACATCAACGATAAACCAACTGGTGCCGTAGTAGGTCAACAGCCTTTCGGTGGTGGTAGAGCTTCAGGAACTAACGATAAAGCAGGTTCTAAAATGAACCTTCTTAGATGGACATCTGTAAGAAGTGTGAAAGAAACATTTGTATCTCCTAAAGATTACAAATATCCATACTTAGGGTAA
- the ureA gene encoding urease subunit gamma translates to MHLTPRETEKLMLFLAGELALKRKARGLKLNYPESIALISHFLLEGARDGKRVAELMQEGANLLTKDDVMPGVAEMIHDVQIEATFPDGTKLVTVHNPIR, encoded by the coding sequence ATGCACTTAACACCGAGAGAAACGGAGAAGCTTATGCTATTTCTGGCAGGAGAGCTAGCTCTAAAAAGAAAGGCTAGAGGCCTTAAATTAAACTATCCAGAATCAATTGCATTGATCAGTCACTTTTTGCTTGAAGGAGCAAGAGACGGAAAAAGAGTCGCTGAACTGATGCAGGAAGGCGCAAATCTTTTAACCAAAGATGATGTGATGCCTGGCGTGGCAGAAATGATCCACGATGTTCAGATCGAAGCTACATTCCCTGATGGAACAAAGCTGGTAACCGTACACAACCCAATCCGTTAA
- the ureB gene encoding urease subunit beta, with amino-acid sequence MIPGEIFVKEGTIICNEGRETAKIKVTNTGDRPIQVGSHFHFFEVNKAMSFDREKAFGKRLNIVASTAVRFEPGEEKEVELVEIGGTKKAMGFNNLVDGQVDSEDQKRESLAKVQELNFKNQ; translated from the coding sequence ATGATACCAGGAGAAATTTTTGTAAAAGAAGGTACTATTATCTGCAATGAAGGCAGAGAAACAGCCAAAATAAAAGTCACCAACACAGGAGACCGTCCTATTCAGGTAGGATCACACTTTCACTTTTTTGAAGTAAACAAGGCGATGAGCTTTGACCGTGAAAAAGCTTTCGGAAAAAGGCTAAATATCGTAGCAAGTACTGCCGTACGTTTCGAACCGGGAGAAGAAAAAGAAGTGGAATTGGTGGAAATAGGAGGAACCAAAAAAGCAATGGGCTTCAATAACCTTGTAGATGGACAGGTAGATTCTGAAGATCAGAAAAGAGAAAGCCTAGCAAAAGTTCAAGAGTTAAACTTTAAAAATCAGTAA
- the ureE gene encoding urease accessory protein UreE — MIINQTIGNLTENPTEKNIDYLDLEWFETTKRIQRKRTRNGVDVAIKFLKEGQRLREGDILFEDAEKVIAINVLETEAIVMVPGSLLEMGTVCYEIGNKHIPLFIQDDKVLLPFEMPMFRWLEASGFKPEKQSVKLLNLLKSNVEPHGHGSLGSTIFTKILKMAAPKDE; from the coding sequence ATGATAATTAATCAAACCATAGGCAATCTCACCGAAAATCCTACAGAAAAGAATATAGACTATCTGGATCTGGAATGGTTTGAAACCACGAAAAGAATTCAACGTAAAAGAACCAGAAACGGAGTGGACGTTGCCATCAAATTTCTAAAAGAAGGGCAACGTTTACGAGAAGGAGATATTCTTTTTGAGGATGCAGAAAAAGTAATAGCGATCAATGTGCTGGAAACAGAGGCGATCGTAATGGTTCCCGGATCTTTACTGGAAATGGGAACAGTATGCTACGAGATCGGAAACAAGCATATCCCGCTTTTCATCCAGGATGATAAGGTGTTGCTTCCATTTGAAATGCCCATGTTCAGATGGTTGGAAGCAAGTGGTTTTAAACCGGAAAAACAATCCGTAAAACTATTGAATCTCCTTAAATCCAATGTAGAACCTCACGGGCATGGAAGTCTTGGCTCTACAATTTTTACCAAAATCTTAAAAATGGCCGCTCCAAAAGATGAATAA
- a CDS encoding urease accessory protein UreF, translated as MNNININFLSGLLHLADPTLPIGGYTHSNGLETYVQERIVHNAATAREFVQNMLQYNLKFNDGAFVKLAYKAAEKGDLQALLNLDNECNAIKCPREIRQASQKLGLRLIKIFKRRESFPLMEAFEKAIQNKEANSHYCIVFGVYAYLMKIPLYEALLGFYYTSVAGMITNAVKLVPLGQLDGQDILFALYPVMEKTVWETMELDRDMVGLCNTAFDIRCMQHERLYSRLYMS; from the coding sequence ATGAATAATATAAACATAAACTTTTTATCAGGACTCCTTCATCTGGCAGATCCAACACTACCGATCGGTGGCTATACACATTCCAACGGGCTTGAAACCTATGTACAGGAAAGAATCGTTCATAATGCGGCGACTGCGAGAGAATTTGTACAGAACATGCTTCAATACAATCTTAAATTCAATGATGGAGCTTTTGTAAAACTGGCTTATAAAGCAGCTGAAAAAGGGGATTTACAAGCACTTTTGAATTTAGACAATGAGTGTAACGCGATAAAATGTCCGAGGGAAATCCGCCAGGCAAGCCAAAAATTAGGGCTAAGATTGATCAAAATCTTCAAAAGAAGAGAAAGTTTTCCGTTGATGGAGGCTTTTGAAAAGGCTATTCAGAATAAAGAAGCCAATTCCCATTACTGTATTGTATTCGGAGTCTATGCTTATTTAATGAAGATCCCTTTATATGAAGCCTTGTTGGGATTCTATTATACCTCCGTTGCCGGGATGATTACCAATGCCGTAAAACTGGTTCCTCTGGGACAGCTTGATGGGCAAGATATCTTATTTGCTTTATATCCTGTCATGGAAAAAACAGTTTGGGAAACCATGGAGCTGGATAGGGATATGGTCGGGCTTTGTAATACAGCTTTTGATATCAGATGTATGCAGCACGAAAGGCTTTATTCAAGACTTTATATGTCGTAA
- the ureG gene encoding urease accessory protein UreG yields the protein MENRKYIKVGVAGPVGSGKTALLERLSRKLFGKYDLGVITNDIYTKEDAEFMAKNSLLPHDRIIGVETGGCPHTAIREDASMNLEAVDELAARFPEIELVLIESGGDNLSATFSPDLADVTIFIIDVAEGEKIPRKGGPGITRSDLLIINKIDLAPYVGASLEVMENDARRMRKGNPFVFTNLKTDEGLDKVIGWIKKYALLEEIEEPNLVR from the coding sequence ATGGAAAATAGAAAATACATAAAAGTAGGGGTTGCAGGACCTGTAGGATCAGGAAAAACTGCATTATTGGAACGTTTAAGCAGAAAATTATTCGGAAAATATGATCTTGGAGTCATTACTAATGATATTTATACTAAAGAGGATGCCGAGTTTATGGCTAAAAACAGCCTTTTACCTCACGACAGAATTATCGGAGTAGAAACGGGAGGTTGCCCTCACACAGCGATTCGTGAAGATGCCAGTATGAATCTTGAAGCAGTAGACGAATTGGCTGCACGTTTCCCTGAAATTGAATTGGTTCTTATTGAAAGTGGAGGTGATAACCTTTCTGCAACATTCAGTCCAGATCTTGCAGACGTTACCATCTTTATTATTGACGTAGCAGAAGGAGAGAAAATCCCTAGAAAAGGAGGTCCTGGTATTACAAGATCAGATTTATTGATCATCAACAAAATAGACCTTGCTCCTTATGTAGGGGCGAGCCTTGAAGTAATGGAAAATGATGCCAGAAGAATGAGAAAAGGAAACCCTTTTGTTTTCACTAACCTTAAAACAGATGAAGGGCTGGATAAAGTGATCGGGTGGATCAAAAAATATGCTCTTTTAGAAGAAATTGAAGAACCGAACTTAGTAAGATAA
- a CDS encoding urease accessory protein UreD — MDSRLNIIAGFKGGESYVKDLYVSLPFRVVSVGQRKSDKKLYQMVMSSSPGILDGDHYHLDVALEKGSSLQLQSQSYQRLFNMEDKAVQELNVTMEDETSFAYVPHPIVPHEDSNFKSKANVHIGKNSQIIISEIITCGRKHYGEVFKLRRFQNLMEIYHNNKLVVKDNVVIQPDLIPISSIGNLEQYTHQGTLIFYSTKENVDKNGLIEEIVEAAAQHHEDMEVGVSAMEDNGFVVRALGHGGELMYNFFVYVQEILWSLE; from the coding sequence ATGGATAGTCGTTTAAATATTATCGCAGGATTTAAGGGAGGGGAATCATATGTGAAGGATCTTTATGTTTCATTGCCTTTCAGAGTTGTTTCTGTAGGGCAGAGAAAAAGTGATAAGAAACTGTATCAGATGGTGATGAGCTCCTCCCCGGGAATTCTGGATGGAGATCATTATCACCTGGATGTAGCTCTTGAAAAAGGATCTTCCCTTCAGTTACAGTCACAGTCGTATCAGAGACTTTTCAATATGGAAGATAAGGCTGTTCAGGAATTGAATGTAACAATGGAAGATGAAACTTCATTTGCCTATGTTCCGCATCCTATTGTTCCGCATGAAGATTCAAACTTTAAAAGTAAAGCCAATGTGCATATCGGGAAAAACAGCCAGATCATCATTAGTGAGATCATTACCTGCGGACGAAAGCATTATGGTGAGGTTTTTAAACTGAGACGTTTCCAGAACCTTATGGAAATCTATCATAACAATAAATTGGTTGTCAAGGATAATGTAGTGATCCAGCCGGATCTGATTCCGATCAGCAGCATTGGTAACCTGGAGCAGTATACCCATCAAGGAACCTTGATCTTCTATAGTACAAAGGAAAATGTAGATAAAAATGGTTTGATTGAAGAAATTGTAGAAGCTGCAGCTCAGCATCATGAAGATATGGAGGTTGGAGTTTCTGCTATGGAAGATAACGGTTTTGTAGTGAGAGCTCTAGGGCATGGAGGAGAATTGATGTACAACTTTTTTGTTTATGTACAGGAAATTCTTTGGTCTTTGGAGTAA